One Gordonia sp. SID5947 genomic region harbors:
- a CDS encoding WYL domain-containing protein codes for MAPRPDRFSRLLALVPYFAARRGIALEQAAGDLGITPKQLTKDLELLFVCGLPGHFPDDLIDLQFEQGYVEVGFTAGMDRPLSLTGTEASTMLVALRALLDMPGAVDRAATRRAIAKIEQAVGASEKRLSVPTGGGGSDDGDDADNPTYATIREAVRSARALEIRYYSATRDSVTERVVDPIRLQTMDGNTYLEAWCRSSDGVRLFRFDRVETATLSDEPAAPPADAVAHPQSAILSDNPDLPSAEIEIDPEELWLLDYYLVEPLEPVENRPDPQAPLRARLVYGSADWLSRFLLGFGGRVRPVSDPEIADMVASTATAARSRYR; via the coding sequence ATGGCCCCACGTCCCGACAGGTTCAGCCGACTACTAGCGCTGGTCCCGTACTTCGCCGCTCGACGTGGCATCGCCCTGGAGCAGGCCGCCGGCGACCTCGGCATCACGCCCAAGCAACTGACCAAGGATCTCGAACTCCTCTTCGTCTGCGGTCTGCCCGGCCATTTCCCCGACGACCTGATCGACCTGCAATTCGAGCAGGGATATGTGGAGGTCGGCTTCACCGCGGGCATGGATCGTCCGCTGAGCCTCACCGGCACCGAGGCGAGCACCATGCTCGTCGCCCTGCGTGCCCTTCTCGACATGCCCGGTGCGGTCGATCGCGCCGCCACGCGGCGGGCCATCGCCAAGATCGAGCAGGCGGTCGGCGCCTCGGAGAAGCGCCTGTCGGTGCCGACCGGAGGCGGGGGCAGTGACGATGGGGACGACGCCGACAACCCGACGTACGCGACCATCCGCGAGGCGGTGCGGTCCGCACGTGCACTCGAGATCCGCTATTACTCGGCGACCCGCGACAGCGTGACCGAACGTGTGGTGGACCCGATCCGGCTGCAGACCATGGACGGCAACACCTATCTCGAGGCTTGGTGCCGCAGCAGTGACGGTGTCCGGTTGTTCCGGTTCGATCGGGTCGAGACCGCGACGCTGTCGGACGAACCTGCCGCACCGCCCGCCGATGCCGTCGCGCACCCGCAATCGGCGATTCTCTCCGACAATCCGGATCTGCCTTCGGCCGAGATCGAGATCGATCCGGAAGAGCTCTGGCTCCTCGATTACTACCTGGTCGAGCCACTCGAACCGGTCGAGAACCGTCCCGACCCGCAGGCCCCGCTGCGCGCACGTCTCGTCTACGGATCGGCGGACTGGCTGTCGCGGTTCCTGCTCGGATTCGGCGGGCGCGTGAGACCCGTCTCCGATCCGGAGATCGCTGATATGGTCGCCTCGACAGCCACGGCGGCCCGCAGTCGCTATCGGTGA
- a CDS encoding WYL domain-containing protein: protein MSTPKVERLLNLVICLLSTGQFVTAEYIRRNVKGYNDDGQSVEAFNRMFERDKTELRDLGIPLVTGRERLSGGAEGYRINRDSYELPDIELDRSEAAVVAMAAALWDAPEISAISQTAVLKLQAAGIDVRTDDEIGFSAALSARSLGSESALAALLSAIGASQAVTFTYRPGAASTAATRTLEPWGVVTHRGRWYVVGHDRDRAATRTFRLSRISEVTATGAAGAVTVPADTDLQSIVANAVESAAGSDGRTARIWVATDRAAGLRRLATLTTPQVHDGEPGDVLEITIRSMSTLARMVLGTGADAVVLSPPELRESVVEALDRLTGVSA from the coding sequence GTGTCAACCCCGAAAGTCGAACGCCTGCTGAACCTCGTGATCTGCCTGCTCTCGACCGGTCAGTTCGTGACCGCGGAGTACATCCGTCGCAACGTCAAGGGCTACAACGACGACGGCCAGTCCGTCGAGGCCTTCAACCGGATGTTCGAGCGCGACAAGACCGAACTGCGTGATCTGGGCATCCCGCTGGTGACCGGCCGCGAGCGACTCTCAGGTGGTGCCGAGGGCTATCGGATCAATCGGGACAGCTACGAACTGCCCGACATCGAACTCGACCGCTCGGAAGCCGCGGTGGTCGCGATGGCGGCCGCACTGTGGGATGCACCGGAGATCTCGGCGATCTCGCAGACCGCCGTGCTCAAACTCCAGGCCGCCGGGATCGACGTCCGTACCGACGACGAGATCGGCTTTTCCGCTGCGCTCTCGGCCCGATCGCTGGGATCCGAATCGGCACTGGCCGCATTGTTGTCGGCGATCGGCGCATCGCAGGCGGTGACGTTCACATACCGTCCGGGCGCGGCGTCGACAGCGGCGACGCGGACACTCGAGCCCTGGGGTGTGGTCACCCATCGAGGGCGCTGGTATGTCGTCGGCCATGACCGCGACCGCGCGGCCACCCGGACGTTCCGCCTCTCCCGGATCTCCGAGGTCACTGCGACAGGTGCGGCCGGAGCCGTGACCGTCCCGGCCGACACCGACCTGCAGAGTATTGTCGCGAACGCCGTCGAGTCGGCTGCCGGCTCCGACGGCCGGACGGCCCGGATCTGGGTCGCGACGGACCGCGCCGCCGGGCTGCGGCGCCTCGCCACGCTGACGACCCCCCAGGTGCACGACGGCGAACCGGGCGACGTGCTGGAGATCACGATCCGGTCGATGTCCACCCTGGCCCGCATGGTGCTCGGAACCGGGGCCGACGCAGTGGTCTTGTCGCCTCCCGAACTGCGTGAGTCCGTGGTCGAGGCGCTCGACCGGCTCACCGGGGTGAGTGCCTGA